One window of Pseudomonas sp. ML2-2023-3 genomic DNA carries:
- a CDS encoding LeoA/HP0731 family dynamin-like GTPase, with the protein MSEICYSILKEKVESLYLRSNVLWSASNFKASEAEFDIDLAPLNLVFAGQYSAGKSSLIKMLTGIEHIKIGAGVTTDFVTQYQHKSLNIWDTPGILAGECEQHDAKALEAIAKADLLVYVITNELFDDVVGAAFRNLCFNQGRAKEMMIVINKFESDSADKETKIAGITQVLEPKIPEDFPIVFTDAQSFFDAFDEDDEQERYELLALSNAEGFAKAIDDFVAQRGLYARLTTPLQQLQIKLESKIDDLTISDPLQKGLVSLLTQNKRVFQVNRRDLIKKVNADLDKLNSQIVEQGNRLADTLGGEQEEFEKIQDSSTHECERLITSALEDLQVTVDECLVDLEAELVELANTPASLKINEALEAAKNFNPEAEQEKVGSVSKDDPLKLNSALSQSMTKSAEKGFSFLAKSAVGDASKTGLKSVSGSTLHTAIKEIGGFFGYKFKAWEAVKIADKIGKGAKFLGPAMAIFGVGMQMYDDYQQSEHEKEIRKIKRDIRKNFKDYSDSVRKSIDAQVEKLLDKGFDQSIVNIDEALQEIRAQSVDKSDSANALRAELAEVTKLREEIQSAY; encoded by the coding sequence ATGAGCGAGATTTGTTACAGCATTCTCAAAGAAAAGGTCGAAAGTCTTTACCTGCGCTCTAACGTGCTCTGGAGCGCCAGCAACTTCAAAGCATCGGAGGCAGAGTTCGATATTGATTTAGCGCCTTTGAATCTTGTTTTTGCCGGCCAGTACAGCGCTGGTAAGTCCTCCCTAATTAAGATGCTGACAGGCATTGAGCATATTAAAATTGGAGCTGGCGTAACAACAGACTTTGTCACTCAATACCAGCATAAATCGTTAAATATCTGGGATACCCCTGGAATCCTTGCTGGTGAGTGCGAGCAACATGATGCCAAAGCGCTTGAAGCCATAGCGAAAGCAGACTTGCTGGTTTACGTAATCACCAATGAACTGTTCGACGATGTAGTAGGCGCCGCCTTCCGCAACCTCTGCTTTAACCAGGGTCGCGCGAAGGAGATGATGATCGTCATCAACAAATTTGAAAGTGACTCGGCCGACAAAGAGACCAAGATCGCCGGCATCACCCAGGTACTTGAGCCAAAGATCCCAGAAGACTTCCCCATCGTCTTTACTGACGCACAGTCATTCTTCGACGCATTCGATGAGGATGACGAGCAAGAGCGCTATGAGTTATTAGCGCTTTCTAACGCTGAAGGGTTCGCCAAAGCAATTGATGACTTTGTCGCGCAACGCGGCTTATACGCCAGACTGACGACCCCGCTCCAGCAGCTTCAAATCAAGCTGGAGTCAAAAATTGACGATCTGACCATTTCTGACCCGCTGCAAAAGGGCTTGGTTAGCTTGCTCACGCAAAACAAACGCGTGTTTCAAGTCAACAGACGGGACCTCATCAAAAAGGTCAACGCGGACTTAGACAAACTGAACAGCCAGATTGTTGAACAAGGAAATCGGCTTGCCGATACTTTGGGTGGAGAGCAGGAAGAATTTGAAAAAATACAGGACAGTTCGACTCACGAATGTGAGCGACTGATAACTTCTGCCCTGGAAGATCTGCAGGTCACTGTGGACGAGTGCCTTGTAGACCTCGAGGCGGAGCTAGTCGAGTTGGCAAATACCCCAGCCAGCTTGAAAATCAATGAAGCCCTGGAAGCTGCAAAGAACTTTAATCCAGAAGCCGAGCAAGAGAAAGTCGGCAGCGTCTCCAAAGATGATCCCCTGAAGCTTAACAGCGCTCTCAGCCAGAGCATGACGAAATCCGCAGAAAAGGGATTCTCATTCCTTGCTAAAAGCGCTGTTGGCGATGCATCTAAAACAGGGCTCAAATCAGTTTCAGGCAGCACGCTACATACCGCTATTAAAGAGATCGGCGGCTTCTTTGGCTACAAATTCAAGGCTTGGGAAGCTGTGAAAATAGCGGACAAAATCGGTAAAGGCGCCAAATTTCTAGGCCCGGCAATGGCGATCTTCGGGGTTGGCATGCAGATGTATGACGACTATCAGCAATCTGAACATGAAAAAGAGATTCGTAAAATAAAGCGGGATATCCGAAAAAACTTTAAAGATTACAGCGATTCCGTGCGTAAGAGTATCGACGCTCAGGTCGAGAAGCTACTTGATAAAGGATTTGATCAATCCATCGTGAATATTGACGAAGCTCTCCAGGAAATACGAGCTCAGTCTGTCGACAAATCAGACAGCGCAAACGCCCTCCGCGCTGAACTGGCTGAGGTGACAAAACTTCGCGAAGAGATCCAAAGCGCCTATTAA